CCCACGTGCCGGGAACTGATCGCGACCAGGCCCTCTCCGAACTGAAGTTCCGCGATCCGGTGCGCGCGCGCGCCCTGGTCGAGGCACTGGGGCGACGAACCGCGGAACTGGGCCGTGCGCCGGTGTCGGTGATGCACGTCTGCGGCAGCCACGAACAGGCCATCGCGAAATTCGGCCTGCGATCGACATTCCCCCGCGGACTCAACGTCATCATGGGTCCGGGATGCCCCGTCTGCATTACCGACACGCCCGAAGTCGACGAAGGGGTGGTCCTCGCGCGCCAGGGTGTTCACATCGCGACCTACGGCGACATGGTCAGAGTCCCGGGCACGAGTCTGTCGCTCGCGGATGCCCAGGCCGAGGGCGCGAAGATTCACGTCATCTACAGCGCCGGCCAGGCAGTCGAACTCGCGCGGTCGACCAGCGACCAGGTCGTGTTCTTCGCCACCGGGTTCGAAACGACGGCGGTGGCCACGGCCGCGGTTGTCCTCGGCGGGCTTCCGCCGAACCTGTCGATTCTGTCCGCCCACAAGTACATCCCCCCGGTCATGGAGATTGTGGCTGAAATGCCGGAGACCAAAGTTGAGGGGTTTCTGGCGGCGGGCCACGCGGCCACCATCACCGGCTCGGCCGTGTTCGAGCCGTTTGTCGCCCGGCACGGTCTCCCCGTCGTCATCGCCGGGTTCGAGCCCCTCGACATCCTCGCGGGCCTCGTCAAACTGGTGGAACTGATTCGCGATCGCACACCACAGGTCGTCAACATGTTTCCTCGCTGCGTCACTCGCGAGGGCAACCTCCGGGCGCAGGAGCAGCTGTGGAAGGTGTTTCGGTCGACGGGTGGCCGCTGGCGCGGCATCGCCCATGTGCCCAACGGGAATCTCCGTTTGCGCGACGAGTTCGCGTCGATCGATGCGCGGCGTCGATTCACGATCGATCTGGCGTCGCTGTGGGATTGTGCACCGCCCGCACTGGCGCAGTCGTGTATCTGCGGCAACATCATGGCGGGCCTGTCGTCGCCGACCGACTGCAAGCTGTTCGGCCAGGAATGCACACCCGAGAAGCCCGTCGGCGCGTGCATGGTGAGCAGCGAAGGCGCGTGCAAGATCTGGCACCAGTACGGCGGCCATCCTGATCTCGGAGGCGACGCGTGATACGGCGTGGGTTTGTCGACGACAAGATCGGTCTCAAGTACGGCGCCGGCGGACGGGCCATGCGGGCCTTGATCGAGCGCGTGTGCCTCGCCGGCATCGGGCCCGCTCCCGTTGATGGCATCGGCCTGGCGGCCATGGACGATGGCGCGGCGCTGCGCATCGGCGACAGATGGCTCGTCATCACGACCGACTCGCACGTCGTGCACCCCATCGTATTTCCGGGAGGCGACATCGGCCGGCTGGCGGTCTCGGGCACGGTCAACGACCTCGCCGTGATGGGCGCGACAGAACCGCTGGCGCTCACCTGCGCCATCATCATGGAAGAGGGGTTCGCGCGAACGGATCTCGAACGCATCTACGCCTCGATTCACGAGGCATGCCATGAGGCCGGCGCGACCATCGTGACCGGCGATACCAAGGTGATGGGACGTGGAGAGATTGACGGCCTCGTGCTGAACACGGCCGGTGTGGCCCTCTGCGATCGGGTGGTGCCCGACTCCGGTCTCAAACCCGGCGATTTGCTGATCCTGACCGGCACGGTTGGCGATCACGGCATGGCGATCATGGCCGCGCGCCATAAGCTGGCGTTGGAAGGCGATCTTCGCTCCGATGTCGCGCCCATCAATGGACTGGTCCGTGCCGCACTCGAGGCGGGTGGTCTCGACGTCGTTGCCATGAAAGACCCGACCAGGGGCGGCGTGTCGAGCGCACTCCATGAGATGGCGGAAAAGAGCGGCGTCGGCATCATCGTCGAGGAGATGAAGGTGCCGGTGCGCAACCAGGTCCGGGCCGCATGCGATCTGCTCGGCATCGATCCGCTCGTCGTGGCCAACGAGGGCAAGGCCCTGATTGGCGTGCGCGCGAGCGCTGCCGAAGACGTGCTGGCCGCGATCCGCCGGCACCCGCTTGGTTCCGACGCCGCCATCGTCGGCCGCTGCATCGAACAGCACGTCGGCGCGGTCATTCTCGACACCGGACTTGGCAGGCGCATGCTGGCCGAACCCGAGGGCGAACTGCTGCCGCGCATCTGCTGACCTCCAACGGGGGAGACTCCATGACGCACATCCGGGTGGACCATCACGACCGCGTCGCCGTCATCAGCATCGACCGGCGCGAGCGATTCAACTCGCTCGATGTCGGCACGGCGCGCGACCTTCGCAAGGCGGGTCTGCAGTGTGCGCGCGACGCACAGGTCAACGTCGTCATTCTGCGCGGCGAAGGCGGCGTCTTCTGCAGTGGCGCCGACCTGAAATACATCAGGGCGGGCGGCCGCGCGGAAGATCTCGGATATCTTTCACCCGACTCGCGTCCCGCCGACGCAGGATACGGCGCGGTCTTCAAACAGATTCTCGAGTACATCCACAGCACGATCTCGGAGATCAAGCGGGCCTCGAAACCCTTTGTCGCAGCCGTCGATGGCATGGCGGCGGCCGGTGGTCTGGGGCTCGCGATGTCGTGTGACCTGGTGGTGGCGTCGGACCGCGCGACGTTTGAATGGGCGTATGGCAAGACAAGCCTGACAGGCGCGGAGAGTTCGACCTTCTTTCTGCCGCGGCTCGTCGGACTTCGGCGCGCGATGGAACTGGTGCTGTTGAACCCGCGGCTCGACGCGACGACCGCCCTCCGGTGGGGGCTCATCAACCGGGTGTTCCCCGCCGCCACCTTCGATGCCAACGTGCTTAGCCTCGCGCAGGAGATCGCTCAGGGACCCGCCGCCGCCTACGCGGTCTCGAAGCGCCTGATCAATCAGGCCGCCACCGTGGATCGGCTGGATTTCCACCTGGACCAGGAACTGGAACAACTCCGGCGCATCGCCGATTCCCCCGATTTCGCCGAAGGCCTCGCGGCGTTCTTCGAGAAGCGCCAGCCTCGATTCGGTCAGGGCCCCGAAGACTGACCATCCCGGGGGGTAGCGGAAGCCCGCCGGATTGTCGGCAGCGCCCCTTCCCTGCCCCACCTTGTCGCGGCCAACTTCTGCTTTTTCAAGGAGTTTGAGAGAGTTCTCAAGCTGGCAATCGGCTTGCTGTAGAATCAGCGCGGTGGAGGACTCTGCACGCCCGAGGTGTAGCGTGCTGGCGCCCCCGCGTCCCGCCACGGCTTGCAGGATCACACCCCGGCATGGTCCTGTCGTACCCGCTTACGCCCGATTCATTGCCAGTTCATCCCGGATCGCTCATGTTATCAACGTTCCTTCTTCTTCTGACCCTGTCGTCACAGCCTGGGCAGGTCGCGGCAGGCAAGACCGCCGATGTGGAGACCTGCCTGGCCTGTCACGGCGATCGGAGCATGGCTGTCACGCTCCCGAGCGGCGAAACCCGGTCGCTGTATGTCGATGTCGCCACATTCCGCGGTTCCGTACACGGGAACAAGATCGGCTGTGCGGACTGCCACCAGGACATGACGTCGGTGCCCCACGAGGCGCGCCCGTTCAAGACGCTGCGAGAATTCACCGTCGCGTACTATGAACAGTGCAAGCGGTGCCACTTCGACAACTACACGAAGACGCTCGACAGCGTGCACTACCAGGCTCTTGCGCGCGGCGATCGCACGGCCCCGCTTTGTGTCGACTGCCACGGCGCCCACGACGTCAGGTCGCCGCAGAAGCCCAAGGCCCTGGTGTCGCGCACCTGCGCGAAGTGCCACGAGGGCGTGTTCGCCGTTTACAACAAGAGCGTCCACGGACGCTTCCTCGAGAAGAGCGACGACGTACCGGGCTGCACCGACTGCCATCGCTCCCACGACGTCGCCGGTCCCCGTGATACCAACTGGCAGCGCCGCACGCCGGAACTCTGCCGCGGTTGCCACGAGAACAAGCGCCTGATGGAGAAATACGGCTTGTCCACGGCCGTCGCGCAGACCTACGTCGCCGACTTCCACGGCATGACGGCATCGCTCCACGAAACCGATACAGGACGCGAGGTCAGCGTCGTCGCGCTTTGCACCGA
This sequence is a window from Acidobacteriota bacterium. Protein-coding genes within it:
- the hypD gene encoding hydrogenase formation protein HypD, whose amino-acid sequence is MPGTDRDQALSELKFRDPVRARALVEALGRRTAELGRAPVSVMHVCGSHEQAIAKFGLRSTFPRGLNVIMGPGCPVCITDTPEVDEGVVLARQGVHIATYGDMVRVPGTSLSLADAQAEGAKIHVIYSAGQAVELARSTSDQVVFFATGFETTAVATAAVVLGGLPPNLSILSAHKYIPPVMEIVAEMPETKVEGFLAAGHAATITGSAVFEPFVARHGLPVVIAGFEPLDILAGLVKLVELIRDRTPQVVNMFPRCVTREGNLRAQEQLWKVFRSTGGRWRGIAHVPNGNLRLRDEFASIDARRRFTIDLASLWDCAPPALAQSCICGNIMAGLSSPTDCKLFGQECTPEKPVGACMVSSEGACKIWHQYGGHPDLGGDA
- a CDS encoding cytochrome c3 family protein, whose protein sequence is MLSTFLLLLTLSSQPGQVAAGKTADVETCLACHGDRSMAVTLPSGETRSLYVDVATFRGSVHGNKIGCADCHQDMTSVPHEARPFKTLREFTVAYYEQCKRCHFDNYTKTLDSVHYQALARGDRTAPLCVDCHGAHDVRSPQKPKALVSRTCAKCHEGVFAVYNKSVHGRFLEKSDDVPGCTDCHRSHDVAGPRDTNWQRRTPELCRGCHENKRLMEKYGLSTAVAQTYVADFHGMTASLHETDTGREVSVVALCTDCHGVHDIAKVNEPGSRVLRANLVKTCARCHAGATENFPGAWMSHYEPSWKKAPLVYGVQLFYNILIPFMISGLVLQMLLHFWRVVVNR
- the hypE gene encoding hydrogenase expression/formation protein HypE gives rise to the protein MIRRGFVDDKIGLKYGAGGRAMRALIERVCLAGIGPAPVDGIGLAAMDDGAALRIGDRWLVITTDSHVVHPIVFPGGDIGRLAVSGTVNDLAVMGATEPLALTCAIIMEEGFARTDLERIYASIHEACHEAGATIVTGDTKVMGRGEIDGLVLNTAGVALCDRVVPDSGLKPGDLLILTGTVGDHGMAIMAARHKLALEGDLRSDVAPINGLVRAALEAGGLDVVAMKDPTRGGVSSALHEMAEKSGVGIIVEEMKVPVRNQVRAACDLLGIDPLVVANEGKALIGVRASAAEDVLAAIRRHPLGSDAAIVGRCIEQHVGAVILDTGLGRRMLAEPEGELLPRIC
- a CDS encoding enoyl-CoA hydratase-related protein, which encodes MTHIRVDHHDRVAVISIDRRERFNSLDVGTARDLRKAGLQCARDAQVNVVILRGEGGVFCSGADLKYIRAGGRAEDLGYLSPDSRPADAGYGAVFKQILEYIHSTISEIKRASKPFVAAVDGMAAAGGLGLAMSCDLVVASDRATFEWAYGKTSLTGAESSTFFLPRLVGLRRAMELVLLNPRLDATTALRWGLINRVFPAATFDANVLSLAQEIAQGPAAAYAVSKRLINQAATVDRLDFHLDQELEQLRRIADSPDFAEGLAAFFEKRQPRFGQGPED